One Vicugna pacos chromosome 31, VicPac4, whole genome shotgun sequence genomic region harbors:
- the LOC140690685 gene encoding uncharacterized protein encodes MDGRKTDRMEAPPHPLDPLAQEDRDGSGKDSSDEGLGIDFLGPRKVFLHKEEERGVLGRRARTASFQGSAPVWVGVGVRTRPPTAPLPRLGSPTWETLLPAPSPIFSSACLQLPRANYLSHAAGLSSPLGRQEALPLLHVLWLGIPDKHKRCWRAGPGAVAEGLPSSYGSDFYLHRWRLRKHIKSLRRIPMCSLPDLDPCLSVCLSLSVSLSISLFCVCVCVCVCVCVCVCVCLSVCLPCLSFLSSPLLSSSLFSPPFPPHPSAPLFSPLLHSSPLPSPPLASPSLPSFPSSPFLSSPLLSLLSSALSLSLSLSLSLPPSLPSLLPTPQPLPSQGLIDCNRFP; translated from the coding sequence atggacggacggaagacggatcgaatggaggccccgccccatcccctggaccccttggcccaggaggatcgtgatgggtctggaaaggactcttccgacgagggtctcgggatagactttctcggtccgcggaaggtgtttctgcacaaagaggaagagaggggcgttctcggcaggagagcccgaaccgcctcctttcagggatccgctccagtctgggtcggggtcggggtcagaacgcgaccaccgacggctcccctccctcgtcttggctctccaacttgggaaaccctcctccctgccccctcacccatcttctcgtcagcctgcctccagcttccccgtgccaactacctctctcatgctgccggactttcctcccccttgggccgccaggaagctctcccactcctccacgtgctttggcttggaatccctgacaaacacaagcggtgctggagggcggggccgggggcggtggcagaaggactcccttcatcttatgggagcgacttttatctccataggtggcgattgagaaaacacataaaatcactcagaagaatacccatgtgtagtctcccggacctagatccgtgtctgtctgtctgtctgtctctctctgtctctctctccatttcgctattctgtgtgtgtgtgtgtgtgtgtgtgtgtgtgtgtgtgtgtgtgtgtgtgtgcctttctgtctgtctcccttgtctctctttcctctcctctcccctcctctcctcttccctgttctcccctcccttcccccctcacccctccgctcctctcttctcccctctcctccactcctctcctctcccctcgcctcctctcgcttccccttccctcccctcttttccctcctctcctttcctgtcctctccccttttatccctcctctcctctgcgctctctctctctctctctctctctctctctctccccccttcccttccctccctcctccctaccccccaacccctaccttcacagggcctcatagattgcaatcggtttccatga